DNA from Deltaproteobacteria bacterium:
GCAAAGTTCAGTAAACGGTTTCATTTTAGCCCGTCTTGGCGTACAGTACGGAATCCAGGATGACTCCGGGCACCACAATCAGCCAGAAAGTGAGGAACAATATGGCATCCAGCAATGGCGATAAAGCGTGCGATTTCACCATATACGGCGCCCTGGGGGACCTTTCCCGGCGCAAGCTCATTCCTTCGCTCTATCGACACCCGCATCATAGGCGTCGCCCGGCACGAACTCAACCGCGAGGGCTTCCAGACCAGCATGGAAGAAGCCCTTGAGAACTTTGTGGGTGAATCTCTTGACGCTGAAGCTGTTAAACGGCTGCTCGACCGTCTGCATTATGTGATGATTGACCTCCAGGCGCCAGACCAGTACAGCCGGCTGGCCGAAATCGTGGACCAGGAGAAACGGGTGCTGGTCAACTACTTTTCGGTGGCTGCTTATCTGTTTGACGATATCTGCCGGGGCCTGGAGCAGGCTGGTCTCATCACGCCCCAGGCCAGGGTGGTGCTGGAGAAGCCCATAGGACGCGACCTGCGCTCGTCACAGGAGATCAACGATGTGGTGGGACGCGTGTTTGCTGAAGAACAGGTGTACCGCATCGACCACTACCTGGGCAAGGAAACCGTCATGAACCTCGTGGCGCTGCGCTTCGCCAATTCCATCTTTACCACCAACTGGGACCACAACACCATTGACCATGTACAGATTACTGTGGCCGAAGAGGTTGGTATCGAGGGTCGCTGGGGGTATTTCGACGAGGCCGGCCAGCTGCGCGACATGGTGCAGAACCACCTGATGCAGATCCTGACCCTGGTTGCCATGGAGCCGCCGGTCAACCTGCAGGCCGACAGCCTGCGCAACGAGAAGCTCAAGATCCTCAAGGCGCTGCGCCCCATCACTGTCGACAATGTGGAAGAAAAGGTGGTGCGCGGCCAGTACAGCGCAGGATTTATCGAGGGCCGGCCAGTGCGCGGCTACCTCGAGGAGGAAGGCGGCAATCCCAATTCCACCACCGAGACCTTTGTGGCCATCCGGGTGGACATCGACAACTGGCGCTGGGCTTATGTGCCGTTCTACCTTCGCACTGGCAAAGCCATGGCTACCAAGCGCTCGGAGGTGGTCATCATCTTCAAGCGGCTGCCCCATAACATCTTCGTGGACTCCTACCGGAAGCTGCCGCCCAACAAACTGATTATCCGGCTGCAGCCCGACGAAGGCGTGGAAATCGAGATGCTCAACAAAATCCCTGGCATCGGCGAAGGTGTACGGCTGCAGCGCACTATGCTGGACCTGAGCTTTTGCGAGGCCTTCCACGGCGAGCGCATCGCCGACGCCTACGAGCGTCTGATCCTGGAGATCATGCAGGGCAACCAGGCCCTCTTTATCCACCGCGATGAGGTGGAGCTGTGCTGGACCTGGATCGACTCCATTCAGAATGCCTGGGCCCAGAGTGACGAACCGCCCAAAAAGTATCCGGCCGGCAGCTGGGGCCCGGTGGGCTCGGTGGCCCTGCTGGCCAGAGACGGGCGCGAGTGGGAAGAATAGGATACGCTGCTGGCATGCAAAATCCCGGGATCAAGAAATTTGTGGACCGGCAAGGGTTGGCCGTGGACCTGGCCGAACGCATTGCCGAGCTGCTCAGCCATGCTGTGGAGCGCTCCGGGGAGGCTTGCCTGGCGGTTTCCGGCGGTTCAACTCCGGCGGCCCTGTTCGACCAGCTGTCGCAGTTGGCAGTGCCGTGGGAGAAGGTGGTCGTCACTCTGGTGGACGAACGCTGGGTGGCCCCAGACGATGCGGATTCCAACGAGCATCTGGTTCGCAGCCGCCTGCTGCAGAACCGGGCAGCTGCCGCCAACTTTGTGGGCCTCAAGACGCCGGCGGCCACGGCTGCAGAGGGTGAAGCCGAGTGCAAGCAGCGTCTTGCTAAGCTGCCGCACCCCTATGCCTCGCTGGTTCTGGGCATGGGCAAAGACGGGCATACCGCCTCCCTGTTTCCGGGGGCTGCGCAGCTGGCTGCAGCCACGGACATGATGTCGGGCCGCACCTGCATGGCTGTCACACCGCCCGCTGCCCCCCACGACCGCATGACCCTCACATTGCCGGCCATCCTGGATGCCCGGCGGATCTTCCTGCACATCACCGGTCAGGAGAAATGGCAGGTCCTGCAGAAGGCCCTGCAGGAGGGACCGGCTCACGAGATGCCCATCCGCTTCATCCTGCGTCAGCAGACGACTCCGGTGGTCGTTTTCTGGGGACCTTGAAGGAGACACAGCATGCACAGAACCGTAGAAAATGTCACCCGCCGCATTGTAGAGCGCAGCCAAAAACACCGGCAAGCTTACCTGCAGCGGATCGATCAGGACAGGGCCGCAGGCCCCTTCCGCCATCGGCTGCCCTGCAGCAACCTGGCGCACGACCTGGCCGGCTGCGGACCAGAGTGCCGCACGGCGCTGCTGGACGAAAGCCGCCCCAACATAGCCATCATCTCGGCCTACAACGACATTCTCTCGGCCCACCGTCCCTACGAGACGTACCCCGGCATCATCCGCGAGGCCGTGGCCGCCGCCGGAGGTGTTGCTCAGTTCGCCGGCGGGGTGCCGGCCATGTGCGACGGCGTCACCCAGGGCGAAGCGGGCATGGACCTGAGCCTCATCAGCCGCGATGTCATCGCCATGTCTACCGTGATCGCCCTTTCACACAACGTCTTCGACGGGGCGCTCCTGCTGGGCATCTGCGACAAGATCGTACCCGGGCTGCTCATGGGTGCGCTGCAGTTCGGCCACCTTCCCATGATCCTGGTGCCAGGCGGCCCCATGACCTCTGGTCTGCCCAACAAGGAGAAGGCCCGTGCCCGTGAGCTTTTCGCCCAGGGAAAGATCA
Protein-coding regions in this window:
- the pgl gene encoding 6-phosphogluconolactonase encodes the protein MQNPGIKKFVDRQGLAVDLAERIAELLSHAVERSGEACLAVSGGSTPAALFDQLSQLAVPWEKVVVTLVDERWVAPDDADSNEHLVRSRLLQNRAAAANFVGLKTPAATAAEGEAECKQRLAKLPHPYASLVLGMGKDGHTASLFPGAAQLAAATDMMSGRTCMAVTPPAAPHDRMTLTLPAILDARRIFLHITGQEKWQVLQKALQEGPAHEMPIRFILRQQTTPVVVFWGP